A region from the Pelobates fuscus isolate aPelFus1 chromosome 3, aPelFus1.pri, whole genome shotgun sequence genome encodes:
- the THOC3 gene encoding THO complex subunit 3, whose product MSVQELQEHFRTNCKTREFPAHSAKVHSVAWSCDGRRLASGSFDKTASVFVLDKDRLVKENNYRGHTDSVDQLCWHPSNPDLFVTASGDKTIRIWDVRGAKCVSTVNTKGENINICWSPDGQTIAVGNKDDIITFIDAKTHRSRAEEQFKFEVNEISWNNDTDLFFLTNGNGCINILSYPELKPVQSINAHPSNCICIKFDPTGKYFATGSADALVSLWDVDELVCVRCFSRLDWPVRTLSFSFDGQLLASASEDHFIDIAQVETGEKLCEVQCESPTFTVAWHPKRYLLAFACDDKDGKYENSREAGTVKLFGLPNDS is encoded by the exons ATGTCTGTCCAGGAGCTGCAGGAACATTTCCGAACCAACTGCAAGACTAGGGAGTTCCCAGCACACAGTGCCAAGGTTCACTCGGTGGCATGGAGCTGTGATGGCCGGCGCCTGGCATCGGGCTCCTTCGATAAGACAGCCAGCGTGTTCGTGCTGGACAAAGACCGGCTG GTGAAGGAGAATAATTACCGTGGGCACACAGACAGTGTGGACCAACTCTGCTGGCATCCTAGCAACCCGGATCTCTTTGTCACGGCATCAGGAGATAAAACTATACGCATATGGGATGTTAGAGGGGCAAAATGTGTATCCACTGTTAACACTAAGG GAGAAAATATTAACATCTGCTGGAGTCCAGATGGCCAGACAATTGCTGTGGGAAACAAGGACGATATAATCACCTTCATTGATGCAAAAACTCATCGTTCCAGAGCCGAAGAGCAATTTAAATTTGAAGTGAATGAAATTTCGTGGAACAATGATACCGACCTGTTCTTTCTGACAAATGGGAATGGCTGCATTAATATTCTAAG TTACCCAGAACTCAAACCAGTGCAATCCATCAACGCTCACCCCTCTAACTGCATCTGCATCAAATTCGATCCTACTGGGAAATACTTTGCTACTGGCAGTGCAGATGCACTTGTGAGTCTCTGGGATGTAGACGAACTGGTGTGTGTCCGTTGTTTCTCCAG GTTGGATTGGCCTGTTAGGACCTTGAGCTTCAGCTTTGATGGCCAGCTGCTTGCATCCGCTTCAGAGGATCATTTCATTGACATTGCACAAGTGGAAACTG GTGAGAAGCTTTGTGAAGTCCAGTGTGAGTCTCCGACCTTCACAGTGGCATGGCACCCCAAGAGATACCTTCTTGCCTTTGCCTGTGACGATAAAGATGGAAAATACGAAAACAGTCGGGAAGCTGGCACTGTGAAACTCTTTGGTTTGCCCAATGACTCTTAA